In one Lolium rigidum isolate FL_2022 chromosome 3, APGP_CSIRO_Lrig_0.1, whole genome shotgun sequence genomic region, the following are encoded:
- the LOC124697383 gene encoding glycine-rich protein 5-like has product MAKKRSGTVASLLLLSLALAAHSVAAARTAPAGGEAEASLPAAAAAENGAGAGGAGAADAKNLFVGVGGMGDLPGLPAVGGGYGGGFGNNGAGVFTGVTGPFGGVGGGVGSVGPVGGVGGAAGIPFGGFAGGSAPLGAVGGGYGGAGGGGVTP; this is encoded by the coding sequence ATGGCCAAGAAGCGGTCTGGCACTGTCGCTTCcctgctgcttctctccctcgCACTAGCTGCCCACTCCGTGGCGGCCGCGAGGACCGCGCCTGCTGGGGGCGAGGCGGAGGCCTCGCTTCCAGCCGCTGCCGCAGCAGAGAACGGCGCCGGTGCAGGAGGCGCGGGAGCGGCGGACGCGAAGAACCTGTTCGTGGGAGTGGGAGGCATGGGGGACCTGCCGGGCCTCCCGGCCGtgggcggcggctacggcggggGCTTCGGCAACAACGGCGCCGGCGTCTTCACCGGGGTCACGGGCCCgttcggcggcgtcggcggcggcgtggggagcGTCGGGCCagtcggcggcgtcggcggcgcagCCGGTATCCCGTTCGGAGGGTTCGCCGGTGGCAGCGCCCCGTTAGGCGCGGTCGGAGGCGGGTacggcggcgcaggcggcggcggcgtcacacctTGA